A stretch of the Balneolales bacterium ANBcel1 genome encodes the following:
- the trxB gene encoding thioredoxin-disulfide reductase, protein MEDIAGKTMEVVIVGSGPAGLTAALYAARADLKPLVLEGPEPGGQLTTTTDVENFPGYPEGVMGPKMMDDFRQQASRFGADCRWGTVSSIDFEKRPFRVTIDEKTDVFAKALIVSTGASARWLGLDSEQRLRGHGVSACATCDGAFFRNQHVVIVGGGDTAMEEAQFLTKFASKVTLLHRRDELRASKIMQKRTLSNPKVEVMWNTVLDEVMGDKVVEGVKVKNVNTGEVSVLEDVTGVFLAIGHKPNTDLFKGVLDMDETGYIQTRPKSTYTNVPGIFACGDAQDKDYRQAVTAAGTGCMAAIDAERWLADQEEEAKETAGASS, encoded by the coding sequence ATGGAAGATATAGCAGGAAAAACAATGGAAGTGGTGATCGTGGGTAGCGGTCCGGCCGGACTCACAGCCGCTTTGTACGCCGCCAGGGCGGATCTGAAGCCGCTTGTACTGGAGGGACCGGAACCGGGCGGGCAGCTGACCACTACAACCGATGTCGAGAATTTTCCCGGATATCCCGAAGGGGTGATGGGTCCCAAAATGATGGATGACTTCCGGCAGCAGGCATCGCGTTTTGGCGCCGACTGCCGCTGGGGTACAGTGAGCTCCATCGATTTTGAGAAACGGCCGTTCAGGGTGACAATCGATGAAAAAACCGACGTTTTCGCAAAAGCCCTGATCGTGTCTACCGGGGCATCCGCCCGGTGGCTGGGTCTGGATAGCGAACAGCGATTGCGCGGCCACGGTGTGTCTGCGTGCGCAACCTGCGACGGAGCCTTTTTCCGGAATCAACATGTGGTGATTGTCGGAGGCGGCGATACCGCAATGGAAGAGGCGCAATTTTTAACAAAGTTCGCATCCAAAGTAACGTTACTGCACCGCCGCGATGAGCTGCGGGCCTCCAAAATCATGCAGAAGCGCACCCTGTCCAACCCGAAGGTGGAGGTGATGTGGAATACGGTACTGGACGAAGTAATGGGTGACAAGGTTGTGGAGGGCGTCAAAGTGAAGAATGTAAATACAGGTGAGGTTTCTGTGCTGGAGGATGTTACAGGCGTCTTTCTTGCCATCGGGCACAAGCCGAACACGGATCTGTTTAAGGGAGTGCTTGATATGGACGAAACCGGATACATTCAGACCCGCCCCAAAAGCACTTACACCAATGTTCCGGGAATTTTTGCCTGCGGCGATGCCCAGGACAAGGACTACAGACAGGCGGTTACCGCAGCGGGAACCGGATGTATGGCCGCCATAGATGCCGAACGCTGGCTTGCGGATCAGGAGGAAGAAGCAAAAGAGACCGCCGGAGCCTCCTCGTAG
- a CDS encoding DUF4342 domain-containing protein: MAHDLVQEFRVSGRELVDRVRDILREGNVRRLVIKNSRDEILFDIPLSVGMVGVGGAFALAPILSSIAAFAFFARDARIVVERSSGRRYRLIENELSDNPDPERFRHRSGTGNDPFEIETDFEIIDPQGD, translated from the coding sequence ATGGCACATGATCTTGTTCAGGAATTCCGCGTTTCCGGCAGGGAGCTGGTCGACCGGGTCCGTGACATCCTTCGTGAGGGCAATGTCCGCCGGCTGGTCATTAAAAACAGCCGGGATGAAATCTTGTTCGATATCCCTCTTTCAGTCGGCATGGTTGGTGTCGGCGGCGCTTTTGCCCTGGCACCGATTCTCTCTTCGATTGCCGCTTTTGCCTTTTTTGCCCGGGATGCCCGGATAGTCGTTGAACGTTCTTCCGGCAGGCGCTACCGACTCATTGAAAACGAGCTGTCGGACAACCCTGACCCGGAGCGCTTTCGGCACAGATCCGGTACCGGCAATGACCCTTTTGAAATTGAAACCGATTTCGAAATCATTGACCCGCAGGGTGATTAG